A window of Cellulomonas fimi contains these coding sequences:
- a CDS encoding phosphoribosyltransferase translates to MATTEAAPGQDLPADREVLDWALFGVAVRELAQAVVDSGFTPDLVVAVARGGLPPGGAIAYALGTKSVGTLNVEFYTGVDERLDEPQLLPPLLDTAALHGLTALVVDDVADTGETLALVQRLVAGHCAEARTAVLYAKSRSIVDPDYVWRRTDRWITFPWSAEPPVRAASA, encoded by the coding sequence ATGGCGACCACCGAGGCAGCACCCGGCCAGGACCTCCCCGCGGACCGGGAGGTGCTCGACTGGGCGCTCTTCGGCGTCGCGGTGCGCGAGCTCGCGCAGGCCGTCGTCGACTCGGGCTTCACGCCGGACCTCGTCGTCGCCGTCGCGCGCGGCGGGCTCCCGCCGGGCGGTGCGATCGCCTACGCGCTCGGCACCAAGTCGGTCGGCACGCTCAACGTCGAGTTCTACACGGGCGTCGACGAGCGGCTCGACGAGCCGCAGCTCCTGCCGCCGCTGCTCGACACCGCCGCGCTGCACGGCCTGACGGCGCTCGTCGTGGACGACGTCGCCGACACGGGGGAGACCCTCGCCCTCGTCCAGCGGCTCGTCGCCGGGCACTGCGCCGAGGCGCGCACCGCGGTGCTGTACGCGAAGTCCCGGTCGATCGTCGACCCGGACTACGTGTGGCGGCGCACCGACCGCTGGATCACGTTCCCGTGGTCGGCCGAGCCGCCGGTCCGGGCCGCCTCGGCGTGA
- a CDS encoding ABC transporter ATP-binding protein, whose amino-acid sequence MSATTLDHPTVDDARTRSREARRRSLVLLRSLLHPVRRPVWLTVALVVGSQVAAVSGPALVAYGIDHALPALVEGNSAPVLAVAATYLVIAVLGGVLVAATVRASARVSQAILLDLRRRVFRHTQRLSLEFHERYTSGRIISRQTSDLDAVRELLDGGVTTLAAGVLSMVLTAVSLAILDPRSGLVLLVAVVPGVLLSRWFQRRSQAQYRRNRTAAARVIVRFVETMTGIRAVQAFRREPHVQAAYDELSEQYRESSAGSIRLNGWFDSGLVLIGNVTVATVLLVGGLRALDGDLAVGVLAAAVLYARRFFSPLQQMAMFYNSFQSATAALEKVADLLAEEPSVPDPTHPVRLPHARGDVRFDGVTFGYGDGPTVLHRLDLHVPPGQTVALVGATGAGKSTVAKLLTRFYDVRTGAVTIDGVDVRQIDPVDLRRAVVMVTQEAYLFSGSVAANIALGRPGATRGEVEAAARAVGVHDLVASLPDGYDTEVDKRGVRLSAGQRQLVSFARAFLADPALLVLDEATSSLDVPGELLVQEGLGTLLADRTAVVIAHRLSTVMGADRVLVVEDGRVVEDGSPGDLVAAGGRFAALHADWQRSLDRA is encoded by the coding sequence ATGAGCGCGACCACGCTCGACCACCCGACCGTCGACGACGCCCGCACGCGATCCCGCGAGGCGCGGCGCCGGTCGCTCGTCCTGCTGCGGTCCCTGCTGCACCCCGTGCGGCGGCCGGTGTGGCTGACCGTGGCGCTCGTCGTCGGGTCGCAGGTCGCGGCGGTGTCGGGGCCGGCGCTCGTCGCGTACGGGATCGACCACGCGCTGCCCGCGCTGGTCGAGGGGAACAGCGCGCCGGTGCTCGCGGTCGCCGCGACGTACCTGGTCATCGCGGTCCTCGGTGGGGTGCTGGTCGCGGCGACCGTGCGCGCGTCGGCCCGCGTGTCGCAGGCGATCCTGCTCGACCTGCGGCGCCGCGTCTTCCGGCACACGCAGCGCCTCAGCCTGGAGTTCCACGAGCGGTACACGTCGGGCCGCATCATCAGCCGGCAGACGTCCGACCTCGACGCGGTGCGCGAGCTGCTCGACGGGGGCGTCACGACGCTCGCCGCGGGCGTCCTGTCGATGGTCCTCACCGCGGTCTCGCTCGCGATCCTCGACCCCCGCTCCGGGCTCGTCCTGCTCGTCGCGGTCGTGCCGGGAGTGCTGCTGAGCCGCTGGTTCCAGCGCCGCTCGCAGGCGCAGTACCGACGCAACCGCACCGCGGCCGCACGCGTCATCGTGCGGTTCGTCGAGACCATGACGGGCATCCGCGCGGTGCAGGCGTTCCGCCGGGAGCCGCACGTGCAGGCCGCGTACGACGAGCTGTCCGAGCAGTACCGCGAGTCGAGCGCCGGGTCGATCCGCCTCAACGGCTGGTTCGACTCGGGCCTCGTCCTCATCGGCAACGTCACCGTCGCGACGGTGCTGCTGGTCGGCGGCCTGCGCGCGCTCGACGGCGACCTCGCGGTCGGCGTGCTCGCGGCGGCCGTGCTGTACGCGCGCCGGTTCTTCAGCCCGCTGCAGCAGATGGCGATGTTCTACAACTCGTTCCAGTCGGCGACGGCGGCGCTCGAGAAGGTCGCCGACCTGCTCGCCGAGGAGCCGTCGGTCCCGGACCCGACGCACCCGGTCCGCCTGCCGCACGCGCGCGGTGACGTGCGGTTCGACGGCGTGACGTTCGGGTACGGCGACGGCCCGACGGTCCTGCACCGGCTCGACCTGCACGTCCCGCCGGGCCAGACGGTCGCGCTCGTCGGCGCGACGGGCGCGGGCAAGTCGACGGTCGCGAAGCTGCTCACGCGGTTCTACGACGTGCGGACCGGCGCGGTGACGATCGACGGCGTCGACGTGCGGCAGATCGACCCCGTGGACCTGCGGCGGGCCGTCGTCATGGTGACGCAGGAGGCGTACCTGTTCTCCGGGTCGGTCGCCGCGAACATCGCCCTCGGCCGCCCCGGCGCCACCCGTGGCGAGGTCGAGGCCGCCGCGCGCGCGGTCGGCGTGCACGACCTCGTCGCCTCGCTGCCCGACGGGTACGACACCGAGGTCGACAAGCGCGGCGTGCGGCTGTCGGCGGGCCAGCGTCAGCTCGTGTCGTTCGCGCGCGCGTTCCTCGCGGACCCCGCGCTGCTCGTGCTCGACGAGGCGACGAGCTCGCTCGACGTGCCCGGCGAGCTGCTCGTGCAGGAAGGGCTCGGCACGCTGCTCGCCGACCGGACGGCCGTCGTCATCGCGCACCGGCTGTCGACCGTCATGGGCGCGGACCGGGTGCTCGTCGTCGAGGACGGGCGCGTCGTGGAGGACGGCTCGCCCGGGGACCTGGTCGCCGCCGGGGGCCGGTTCGCCGCGCTGCACGCCGACTGGCAGCGGTCGCTCGACCGCGCGTGA
- a CDS encoding ABC transporter ATP-binding protein, with amino-acid sequence MLRLLTWARPAVPRVLLGGCTALGASMLALAVPQVLRAIVNGPLLTDSSRRGVVLGALLVLGLGVLEAVLVWSRRALILTPGTTVEREMRTSLFRHLLDLPVAFHDRWSGGQLLSRAMSDLGTIRRWMVFGLVMLIVSATTLVVGVVLMVATSWQLGLVYVAGAIPMVWLSFRFRTGYRDVARRARDQAGDLATTVEESVHGIRVLKAFGRGDDALDDFVRQADELRETEIHKARTLSRVSFALGAIPEAVLAVSLAVGVTLTARGEITVGALVAFFATAAVVNQPVERLGALLAMTLDARAATDRYLQVIDTPSTVTDPARPSHLPPAGPHGARLVLDGVRFGHGDGPDVLAGVDLVVEPGETVALVGLTGSGKTTLLQLVPRLFDVTAGRVTVDGVDVRDLTRAELRSAVAVAFEDPILFSTTVRENVLLGVDPAGATDDRLTRALDVARAEFVHDLPDGVETVIGEEGLSLSGGQRQRVSLARAIAVRPRVLLLDDPLSALDVTTEAEVTQRLRAELTGTTTLVVAHRPSTVALADRVAVLEDGRITGVGTHRDLLAHHPHYRFVLTALAATEHEPADDEVEAAR; translated from the coding sequence ATGCTGCGACTGCTCACCTGGGCGCGCCCGGCGGTGCCGCGGGTGCTGCTCGGCGGCTGCACGGCGCTCGGCGCGAGCATGCTCGCGCTGGCCGTCCCGCAGGTGCTGCGCGCGATCGTCAACGGGCCGCTGCTGACCGACTCGTCGCGGCGGGGCGTGGTGCTCGGCGCGCTGCTGGTGCTGGGGCTCGGGGTGCTCGAGGCGGTGCTCGTGTGGAGCCGGCGCGCGCTGATCCTCACGCCCGGGACGACGGTCGAGCGCGAGATGCGCACGTCGCTGTTCCGGCACCTGCTCGACCTGCCGGTGGCGTTCCACGACCGGTGGTCCGGCGGGCAGCTGCTGTCCCGGGCGATGTCGGACCTCGGCACGATCCGCCGCTGGATGGTGTTCGGGCTGGTCATGCTGATCGTGAGCGCGACGACGCTCGTGGTCGGCGTGGTGCTCATGGTCGCGACGAGCTGGCAGCTCGGGCTCGTGTACGTGGCGGGCGCGATCCCGATGGTGTGGCTGAGCTTCCGGTTCCGTACCGGCTACCGCGACGTGGCGCGGCGGGCCCGCGACCAGGCGGGCGACCTCGCGACGACCGTCGAGGAGTCGGTGCACGGCATCCGCGTGCTCAAGGCGTTCGGCCGCGGCGACGACGCGCTCGACGACTTCGTGCGCCAGGCCGACGAGCTGCGCGAGACGGAGATCCACAAGGCCCGCACGCTGTCGCGCGTGTCGTTCGCGCTCGGTGCGATCCCCGAGGCCGTGCTCGCGGTGTCGCTCGCGGTGGGCGTGACGCTGACCGCGCGCGGCGAGATCACCGTCGGCGCGCTCGTCGCGTTCTTCGCGACGGCGGCCGTCGTCAACCAGCCCGTCGAGCGCCTCGGAGCGCTGCTGGCGATGACGCTCGACGCGCGCGCCGCGACCGACCGCTACCTCCAGGTGATCGACACCCCGTCGACGGTCACCGACCCGGCGCGGCCGTCCCACCTGCCGCCGGCGGGTCCGCACGGCGCGCGGTTGGTGCTGGACGGCGTGCGGTTCGGCCACGGCGACGGGCCCGACGTGCTCGCGGGCGTCGACCTGGTCGTGGAGCCGGGGGAGACCGTCGCGCTCGTCGGCCTCACGGGCAGCGGCAAGACGACGCTGCTCCAGCTCGTGCCGCGCCTGTTCGACGTGACCGCAGGCCGCGTCACCGTCGACGGCGTGGACGTCCGCGACCTCACGCGCGCCGAGCTGAGGTCCGCGGTGGCCGTCGCGTTCGAGGACCCGATCCTGTTCTCCACGACGGTCCGCGAGAACGTCCTGCTCGGCGTCGACCCCGCCGGCGCGACCGACGACCGGCTCACGCGCGCGCTCGACGTCGCGCGCGCCGAGTTCGTGCACGACCTGCCCGACGGCGTCGAGACCGTCATCGGCGAGGAGGGCCTGAGCCTGTCGGGCGGGCAGCGGCAGCGGGTCTCGCTCGCGCGCGCGATCGCCGTCCGGCCACGCGTCCTGCTGCTCGACGACCCGCTGTCCGCGCTCGACGTCACGACCGAGGCGGAGGTGACGCAGCGCCTGCGCGCCGAGCTCACCGGCACGACGACGCTCGTCGTCGCGCACCGCCCGTCGACCGTCGCGCTCGCCGACCGGGTCGCGGTGCTGGAGGACGGCCGGATCACCGGCGTCGGCACCCACCGCGACCTGCTCGCGCACCACCCGCACTACCGGTTCGTGCTGACCGCGCTCGCGGCGACCGAGCACGAACCGGCCGACGACGAGGTGGAGGCGGCCCGATGA
- a CDS encoding SDR family oxidoreductase yields the protein MSTAPVRPRRAVVTGASSGIGAATVRRLRAEGWDVVATARRADRLEALAAETGADAFVADVTSDDDVARLAAHVAETGGLDALVNNAGGALGLDPVETADLEQWRTMYDLNVLGTLRATKAFLPLLRERGSGDVVVVTSTAAHGAYEGGAGYTGAKHAERMLATTLRWEIVGEPIRVIEIAPGAVATEEFSLVRFDGDEARAAAVYEGYQPLVADDIADTITWALTRPPHVNVDLLVVRPRAQAHNTKTARTGV from the coding sequence ATGAGCACCGCCCCCGTCCGCCCGCGCCGCGCCGTCGTCACGGGGGCCTCGTCCGGGATCGGCGCCGCGACCGTGCGCCGCCTCCGCGCCGAGGGCTGGGACGTCGTCGCCACCGCACGCCGGGCCGACCGCCTGGAGGCGCTCGCGGCCGAGACCGGCGCCGACGCGTTCGTCGCCGACGTCACGTCCGACGACGACGTCGCCCGGCTCGCCGCGCACGTCGCCGAGACCGGCGGGCTCGACGCGCTCGTCAACAACGCCGGCGGCGCGCTCGGTCTCGACCCCGTCGAGACCGCCGACCTCGAGCAGTGGCGCACGATGTACGACCTCAACGTCCTCGGCACGCTCCGCGCCACGAAGGCGTTCCTGCCGCTGCTCCGCGAGCGGGGTTCGGGTGACGTCGTGGTGGTCACGTCGACCGCCGCGCACGGCGCGTACGAGGGCGGTGCCGGGTACACCGGCGCGAAGCACGCCGAGCGCATGCTCGCGACGACCCTGCGCTGGGAGATCGTCGGCGAGCCGATCCGCGTCATCGAGATCGCGCCCGGCGCGGTCGCGACCGAGGAGTTCTCGCTCGTCCGGTTCGACGGCGACGAGGCCCGCGCCGCCGCGGTCTACGAGGGGTATCAGCCGCTCGTCGCCGACGACATCGCCGACACGATCACGTGGGCGCTGACCCGCCCGCCGCACGTCAACGTCGACCTCCTCGTCGTCCGCCCGCGCGCGCAGGCGCACAACACCAAGACGGCCCGCACGGGCGTCTGA
- a CDS encoding aspartate aminotransferase family protein: MSVPTSTTIHPDDAAAARLDREHVFHSWSAQAALDPLVLAGGSGSHVWDASGRRYLDFSSQLVNTNIGHQHPRVVEAIRAQASTLTTIAPSTAALVRGEAAERILARAPAGFSKVFFTNGGADANENAIRMARLHTGRDKVVSHYRSYHGNTGAAVVATGDWRRVPNEYARGHVHVFGPYPYRSEFWSTTPAQEAERALHHLERVIQSEGPTSVAAILLETIPGTAGVLVPPPGYLRGVREIADRYGIVLILDEVMAGFGRTGRWLALDGFDVVPDLITFAKGVNSGYVPAGGVMISDAIARTFDVRVFPGGLTYSGHPLAMAAIVATLDAMADEGIVDNAAAVGRDVIGPGLAALTDRNPLVGEVRGLGVFWAVELVRDRATREPVDASVIGRVRTGALERGLLPFTADNRVHVVPPCVVTPAEAAHGLEILGDVLDAVAADVL; the protein is encoded by the coding sequence GTGAGCGTCCCGACCAGCACGACCATCCATCCCGACGACGCGGCCGCCGCCCGGCTGGACCGCGAGCACGTCTTCCACTCGTGGTCCGCGCAGGCGGCCCTCGACCCGCTCGTCCTGGCCGGCGGCTCGGGCTCGCACGTGTGGGACGCGTCCGGGCGCCGCTACCTCGACTTCTCGAGCCAGCTCGTCAACACGAACATCGGCCACCAGCATCCGCGCGTCGTCGAGGCGATCCGCGCGCAGGCGTCGACGCTCACGACGATCGCGCCGTCCACCGCGGCGCTCGTCCGGGGCGAGGCGGCGGAACGGATCCTGGCGCGCGCGCCCGCCGGCTTCTCGAAGGTCTTCTTCACCAACGGCGGCGCCGACGCGAACGAGAACGCGATCCGCATGGCGCGCCTGCACACGGGCCGCGACAAGGTCGTGTCGCACTACCGCTCGTACCACGGCAACACCGGCGCGGCCGTCGTCGCGACGGGCGACTGGCGGCGCGTGCCGAACGAGTACGCGCGCGGCCACGTGCACGTGTTCGGCCCGTACCCGTACCGGTCGGAGTTCTGGTCGACGACCCCCGCGCAGGAGGCCGAGCGCGCGCTGCACCACCTGGAGCGCGTGATCCAGTCCGAGGGCCCGACGTCGGTCGCCGCGATCCTGCTGGAGACGATCCCCGGTACCGCGGGCGTGCTCGTGCCACCGCCCGGCTACCTGCGCGGTGTCCGCGAGATCGCCGACCGCTACGGGATCGTGCTGATCCTCGACGAGGTCATGGCCGGGTTCGGCCGCACCGGACGCTGGCTCGCGCTCGACGGGTTCGACGTCGTGCCCGACCTCATCACCTTCGCGAAGGGCGTCAACTCCGGCTACGTGCCCGCGGGCGGCGTCATGATCTCCGACGCGATCGCCCGGACATTCGACGTGCGCGTCTTCCCCGGCGGCCTCACGTACTCGGGTCACCCGCTCGCGATGGCGGCGATCGTCGCGACGCTCGACGCGATGGCCGACGAGGGGATCGTCGACAACGCCGCCGCCGTCGGGCGGGACGTCATCGGTCCCGGCCTGGCCGCGCTCACCGACCGCAACCCGCTCGTGGGGGAGGTCCGCGGCCTCGGCGTCTTCTGGGCTGTCGAGCTCGTGCGCGACCGCGCGACCCGCGAACCTGTCGACGCGTCCGTGATCGGCCGGGTGCGCACGGGTGCGCTGGAACGAGGCCTGCTGCCGTTCACCGCCGACAACCGCGTGCACGTCGTGCCCCCGTGCGTCGTCACGCCCGCCGAGGCCGCGCACGGCCTCGAGATCCTCGGCGACGTGCTCGACGCCGTCGCCGCCGACGTGCTGTGA
- a CDS encoding response regulator, whose translation MTVRVVLVDDHPVFRIGMAALLDSLPGIRIAGQVASAAEARTLFAGPVEVDVVLMDLDLGDGSGVDLTRDLLRARPGLAVLVVTMHEDDDAVVASVRAGARGYLVKSAPPDAVERAVRAVAAGEMILSPAVAQRAMAYVLGGRTATRVPFPQLTDREREVLDLVAAGLDNAVISKRLSLSPKTVRNHVANVLTKLAVPDRSAAIVKAREEGLGGA comes from the coding sequence GTGACCGTCCGCGTCGTCCTCGTCGACGACCACCCCGTCTTCCGGATCGGCATGGCCGCGCTGCTCGACTCGCTGCCCGGCATCCGCATCGCCGGCCAGGTCGCGTCCGCCGCGGAGGCGCGCACGCTGTTCGCCGGCCCCGTCGAGGTGGACGTCGTGCTGATGGACCTCGACCTCGGCGACGGGTCCGGCGTCGACCTCACGCGCGACCTGCTGCGCGCGCGACCCGGGCTGGCCGTGCTGGTCGTCACGATGCACGAGGACGACGACGCGGTCGTCGCGTCCGTCCGCGCCGGCGCCCGCGGCTACCTCGTGAAGTCGGCGCCGCCCGACGCCGTCGAACGCGCGGTCCGCGCGGTCGCCGCCGGGGAGATGATCCTGTCCCCCGCCGTCGCGCAGCGGGCCATGGCGTACGTGCTGGGCGGGCGGACCGCGACGCGCGTGCCGTTCCCGCAGCTCACCGACCGCGAGCGCGAGGTGCTCGACCTCGTCGCCGCGGGGCTGGACAACGCGGTCATCTCGAAGCGGCTGTCCCTGAGCCCGAAGACGGTCCGGAACCACGTGGCGAACGTGCTGACCAAGCTCGCCGTGCCGGACCGGTCCGCGGCGATCGTGAAGGCGCGCGAGGAAGGTCTCGGCGGAGCGTGA
- a CDS encoding HAD hydrolase-like protein, with translation MPLVLLDLDGTLLDSAPGITASVRAAYRTVDLPVPPDDVLRSFVGPPIWDSLRAHGVPADRVDEVVHAYRTSFADVGMYDATVFDGIVDVLRDLRTAGLTLVVATAKPEVFARPICDRLGLADLVDGVFGAPLDESATKADVIARALASLADRPEAAMTLMVGDREHDVHGAAEHGVACVGVTWGYAAPGELEAAGAVAVVGTPGALRDEVLARLAPARRDEVAPRA, from the coding sequence ATGCCCCTCGTCCTCCTCGACCTCGACGGCACCCTGCTCGACTCGGCCCCCGGCATCACCGCGTCGGTCCGGGCCGCCTACCGCACGGTCGATCTGCCCGTCCCGCCCGACGACGTGCTGCGCTCGTTCGTCGGCCCGCCCATCTGGGACAGCCTGCGCGCGCACGGCGTGCCCGCGGATCGCGTCGACGAGGTCGTGCACGCCTACCGGACCTCCTTCGCGGACGTCGGCATGTACGACGCGACCGTGTTCGACGGCATCGTCGACGTGCTCCGGGACCTGCGCACCGCCGGGTTGACGCTCGTCGTCGCGACGGCCAAGCCCGAGGTGTTCGCGCGACCGATCTGCGACCGGCTCGGGCTCGCCGACCTCGTCGACGGGGTGTTCGGTGCGCCGCTCGACGAGTCCGCGACGAAGGCCGACGTCATCGCCCGCGCGCTCGCGTCGCTCGCCGACCGGCCCGAGGCGGCGATGACGCTCATGGTGGGCGACCGCGAGCACGACGTGCACGGCGCGGCCGAGCACGGCGTCGCGTGCGTCGGCGTGACGTGGGGTTACGCGGCGCCGGGCGAGCTCGAGGCCGCCGGGGCGGTCGCGGTCGTCGGAACCCCGGGCGCGCTGCGCGACGAGGTGCTCGCGCGCCTGGCGCCGGCCCGTCGCGACGAGGTCGCCCCGCGCGCTTGA
- a CDS encoding sensor histidine kinase produces MTTAVVARRGGRPRTAVALALVTYLLTLTGVLLLVAAREPATPELLFTAVDVMVGLVYGTVGAVIVARRSHVVGWLVVGTGVGGALATLGSGWGAYHAAHPSLPPLPLVASFVSWAWVPGTLGLFLVVPWLVRETRPSWWARAGLALGVATTAVFTLQRLLLPGTDNTGTVVATVVVGAVTAAATGWRRVRGPVAERPGLGLLAAGVALMALSFLPLAFADTPFEIVLAVPLLHLACQALFPVALLTTVLRNRLWGIDLAVSRAAVAALLTVGLAVVYAVVLMGVGALVDSSPVAQVLAAAGVAAAVQPVHGWLGRRVRVLVYGEAATPGRAALRVGRQLSVASDADDLLRGLAGALGEALRLESVTVRGTRPDAEATWGVATSAPVERPLEHGGRRVGSLALTARPGERLDARSTDALDHLAPVVAAGVALAQGTADLVRARDAATRARLAERTLIRRELHDGIGPWLTGLRLGLQGARNTLDRDPAAAAAVLDALQAEVTQRVEDVRLLSRSLLPPVLDEQGLAAALDDLARRTAANGFTVTLDVDADALDGLDPRVAAAAYGIVSEAVTNASRHSGAATCTVTAAVHGATVVVTCDDDGHGMPPDRTSGVGTRSMRERATELGGSVAWVDRDGGGVRVRAVLPLVPDASDASDVGAEGVLA; encoded by the coding sequence ATGACGACGGCCGTGGTCGCGCGTCGCGGCGGCCGGCCCCGCACCGCCGTCGCGCTCGCGCTGGTGACCTACCTGCTCACGCTCACGGGCGTGCTGCTGCTCGTCGCCGCGCGCGAGCCCGCGACGCCCGAGCTGCTGTTCACCGCGGTCGACGTCATGGTCGGGCTCGTCTACGGGACGGTCGGCGCGGTGATCGTGGCGCGCCGCTCGCACGTCGTCGGCTGGCTCGTCGTCGGCACGGGCGTCGGCGGCGCGCTCGCGACGCTCGGCAGCGGCTGGGGTGCGTACCACGCGGCGCACCCGTCGCTGCCGCCGCTGCCGCTCGTCGCGTCGTTCGTCAGCTGGGCGTGGGTGCCCGGCACGCTCGGACTGTTCCTCGTCGTGCCGTGGCTCGTCCGGGAGACGCGTCCGTCGTGGTGGGCCCGCGCGGGCCTGGCGCTCGGCGTCGCGACCACCGCGGTGTTCACGCTGCAACGGCTGCTGCTGCCCGGCACGGACAACACGGGCACGGTCGTGGCGACCGTCGTGGTCGGCGCCGTCACCGCGGCGGCGACGGGGTGGCGGCGCGTGCGCGGGCCGGTCGCCGAGCGGCCCGGCCTCGGTCTCCTCGCGGCGGGCGTCGCGCTCATGGCCCTGTCGTTCCTGCCGCTCGCGTTCGCCGACACGCCGTTCGAGATCGTGCTCGCGGTGCCGCTGCTGCACCTCGCGTGCCAGGCGCTGTTCCCCGTCGCGCTGCTCACCACGGTGCTCCGCAACCGGTTGTGGGGCATCGACCTCGCCGTGAGCCGTGCCGCCGTCGCGGCGCTCCTGACCGTGGGACTCGCCGTCGTCTACGCGGTCGTGCTCATGGGCGTCGGCGCGCTCGTCGACAGCAGCCCGGTCGCGCAGGTCCTCGCCGCGGCGGGCGTCGCGGCGGCGGTGCAGCCGGTGCACGGCTGGCTCGGCCGGCGCGTGCGCGTCCTCGTCTACGGCGAGGCGGCCACCCCGGGCCGCGCCGCGCTGCGCGTCGGCCGGCAGCTGTCCGTCGCGTCGGACGCCGACGACCTGCTGCGCGGGCTGGCCGGCGCGCTCGGCGAGGCGCTGCGGCTCGAGTCCGTGACGGTCCGCGGCACCCGACCCGACGCGGAGGCGACGTGGGGAGTCGCGACGTCCGCACCGGTCGAGCGGCCGCTGGAGCACGGGGGGCGCCGGGTCGGGTCGCTCGCGCTCACCGCCAGGCCGGGTGAGCGTCTCGACGCGCGCTCGACCGACGCGCTCGACCACCTCGCGCCCGTCGTCGCCGCCGGGGTCGCGCTCGCGCAGGGCACCGCCGACCTCGTGCGCGCCCGCGACGCCGCGACGCGCGCGCGGCTCGCCGAGCGCACGCTCATCCGGCGCGAGCTGCACGACGGGATCGGCCCGTGGCTCACCGGGCTGCGGCTCGGGCTGCAGGGCGCGCGGAACACGCTCGACCGGGACCCGGCCGCGGCCGCCGCGGTCCTCGACGCGCTCCAGGCCGAGGTCACGCAGCGCGTCGAGGACGTGCGGCTCCTGTCACGCAGCCTGCTGCCGCCCGTGCTCGACGAGCAAGGGCTCGCCGCGGCGCTCGACGACCTCGCCCGACGGACGGCCGCGAACGGCTTCACCGTGACGCTCGACGTCGACGCGGACGCGCTCGACGGGCTCGACCCGCGGGTCGCCGCCGCGGCGTACGGCATCGTGAGCGAGGCCGTCACGAATGCGTCCCGGCACAGCGGCGCGGCGACGTGCACGGTGACGGCCGCGGTGCACGGTGCGACGGTCGTGGTGACGTGCGACGACGACGGGCACGGCATGCCGCCCGACCGGACGTCCGGCGTCGGGACGCGGTCCATGCGCGAGCGGGCCACGGAGCTCGGGGGGTCCGTCGCGTGGGTCGACCGCGACGGCGGCGGCGTGCGCGTGCGGGCCGTCCTGCCGCTCGTGCCCGACGCGTCCGACGCGTCCGACGTCGGCGCCGAGGGGGTGCTCGCGTGA
- a CDS encoding MerR family transcriptional regulator: MEASIQEVARLTGTTSRTLRHYDRIGLLEPSRVGENGYRWYDEDALVRLQRILLLRDLGLGLADIGRVLDREQDETVALRRHLAWLRDEQRRLARQAASVERTLTARQGGGPIMADEMFDGFDHTQYKDEVEERWGKDAYARSDAWWRGLSDQQKRAFQEEAAQLGRDWGAAAEAGVDPVSDEAQELARRHVAWLGGIPGTPGHGTAPVREYVVGLADMYVADPRFAKNYGGEQGATFVRDALHEYAARHL; encoded by the coding sequence GTGGAGGCCTCGATCCAGGAGGTCGCCCGGCTGACGGGCACCACGAGCCGCACGCTGCGGCACTACGACCGGATCGGGCTGCTCGAGCCCAGCCGGGTCGGCGAGAACGGGTACCGCTGGTACGACGAGGACGCCCTCGTCCGGCTCCAGCGGATCCTGCTCCTGCGCGACCTCGGGCTCGGGCTCGCCGACATCGGCCGGGTGCTGGACCGCGAGCAGGACGAGACCGTCGCGCTGCGACGACACCTCGCCTGGCTCCGCGACGAGCAGCGGCGGCTCGCCCGGCAGGCCGCGTCCGTCGAGCGGACCCTGACCGCACGACAAGGAGGAGGACCGATCATGGCCGACGAGATGTTCGACGGCTTCGACCACACGCAGTACAAGGACGAGGTCGAGGAGCGCTGGGGCAAGGACGCGTACGCGCGGAGCGACGCCTGGTGGCGTGGCCTGTCCGACCAGCAGAAGCGCGCGTTCCAGGAGGAGGCCGCGCAGCTCGGCCGCGACTGGGGCGCCGCCGCCGAGGCCGGCGTCGACCCGGTGTCCGACGAGGCGCAGGAGCTCGCGCGGCGGCACGTCGCGTGGCTCGGCGGCATCCCCGGCACCCCCGGGCACGGCACCGCGCCCGTCCGGGAGTACGTCGTCGGGCTCGCCGACATGTACGTCGCCGACCCGCGGTTCGCGAAGAACTACGGCGGCGAGCAGGGCGCGACGTTCGTCCGCGACGCGCTGCACGAGTACGCGGCCCGTCACCTCTGA